A single window of Camarhynchus parvulus chromosome 9, STF_HiC, whole genome shotgun sequence DNA harbors:
- the EIF4G1 gene encoding eukaryotic translation initiation factor 4 gamma 1 isoform X5: protein MMIPSQISYTPSQGAYYIPGQGRSTYVVPTQQYPVQPGAPSFYPGASPTEFGTYAGAYYPAQGVQQFSAGVPTAQVIVSQQPPIPPKRERKTIRIRDPNQGGKDITEEIMSGARTSSTPTPPQAGSGLEPQANGETPHVAVIVRPDDRPKPALVVSKPVSLEPSKSASPSPPPPLIPEVEPVVLSPVTLVPMEPPVDTDMKAEQGEAPPDPQKTLSAITTVPGAVELPLVPAANMDTVAAEEEEEEEEEVVAISLLEPTLQEPVPPEVPPVPVVPSMPAVPLVPAAPSPPPVVPQAPEAPAKPASPSPPPPREEPCPEPTAEANGVLEETPEAVPEAPVCQPVPVSEPVPVPTLDSPVAQPEELPLPNGVEGTSKAEPSEEQPESDVSPISEPEEPAQPGTPASPPAEEEEEESEGPGETQERSLSPAPAPSQISEATAQVAMSVPKKKRRMKELNKKEAVGDLLDAFKESQTGDSASEAENKPPVSAPASEAEDVAPARPQEELEETWEEKEDKLAPEKGKAAGQKYGYKEEQWKPLNPEEKKRYDREFLLGFQFIFASMQKPEGLPQITDVVLDKPCVPSQANKTPLRPIDPIRINSMNCSPDFTPSFANLGRPVMGNRGLPSGLGPRRSQPSQRKEPRKIIATVSLNEDVKLNKAEKAWKPSSKRASEEEDPENIKTQELLRRVRSILNKLTPQMFQQLMKQVMELSIDTEERLKGVIDLVFEKAISEPNFSVAYANMCRCLMGLKVPTTDKPTVTVNFRKLLLNRCQKEFEKDKDDDEIFEKRQKEMDDASAPEEKARMKDELEEARDKARRRSLGNIKFIGELFKLKMLTEAIMHDCVVKLLKNHDEESLECLCRLLTTIGKDLDFEKAKPRMDQYFNQMEKIIKEKKTSSRIRFMLQDVIDLRRNSWVPRRGDQGPKTIDQIHKEAEMEEHREHIKVQQLMSKDKRRGPPGPSSGGRSSLVADDGWNTVPISKGNRPIDTSRLTKITKPGSIDSNNQLFAPGGRLSWGKGSSGGSGAKPADSASDSGRPATSTLNRFSALQQSMPAESPESRRVVQRSSSSRDRSEKAGDRGDRESRSEKGSDRLERLDRGERVDRNRSALTKRSFSKETEDRSREREKQGGPEAVRKAASMTEERDRSRETVKQEPTPPATSTKPALSEEELEKKSKAIIEEYLHINDMKEALQCVQELGSPSSLYIFVQNGIESTLERSTISREHMGALLCQLVKAGTLSKEQYYKGLRKILEIAEDMEIDIPHIWLYLAELITPILQEEGIPMEELFREITKPLVPIGKATTLLVEVLGLLCKGMGQKTAGKLWRDGGLSWKEFLPEDQDVNKFVTEQKLEYTMGDSSDMPSRKELTSEELCKQMDKLLKENPNNQRIYDWIEANLSEQQVSSNTFIRALMTSVCHLAIVCEYQGEVGAGGCPCLQCPSHTLSPAVENPYRVDAMVIRNQAKLLQKYLRDEQKELQALYALQALVVKLDQPPNLLRMFFDALYDEDVIKEEAFYKWESSKDPAEQQGKGVALKSVTAFFTWLREAEDESDNN, encoded by the exons ATGATGATACCGTCCCAGATATCCTACACACCTTCCCAAGGAGCCTATTACATTCCTGGACAG GGTCGCTCCACGTACGTTGTCCCGACCCAACAGTACCCGGTCCAGCCTGGCGCCCCTAGTTTTTACCCTGGAGCCAGCCCCACAGAGTTCGGGACTTACG cGGGTGCATATTACCCGGCGCAGGGGGTGCAGCAGTTCTCAGCGGGGGTCCCCACTGCCCAGGTCATTGTGAGCCAGCAGCCACCGATCCCCCCAAAACGAGAGCGCAAGACG ATCCGAATACGAGACCCCAACCAAGGTGGCAAAGAcattacagaagaaattatgtCTGGAGCAAGGACCTCATCCACCCCCACTCCTCCACAG GCTGGAAGCGGTTTGGAGCCCCAGGCCAATGGAGAGACCCCCCATGTAGCAGTTATTGTCCGGCCCG ATGACCGCCCGAAGCCTGCGCTGGTGGTGAGCAAGCCCGTCTCCCTGGAGCCCAGCAAGTCGGCATCCCCgtctcctccccctcccctgaTCCCCGAGGTGGAGCCCGTGGTGCTCTCGCCCGTGACGCTGGTGCCAATGGAGCCTCCTGTGGACACGGACATGAAAGCGGAGCAGGGCGAGGCGCCACCTGACCCGCAAAAGACGTTAAGCGCCATCACTacagtgccaggggctgtggagctgcccCTTGTGCCCGCGGCCAACATGGACACGGTGGCtgcggaggaggaggaggaggaagaggaggaggtggttGCTATTTCCCTCCTGGAGCCCACCCTGCAGGAGCCTGTGCCCCCTGAGGTGCCGCCGGTGCCCGTTGTTCCCTCGATGCCAGCCGTGCCCCTGGTGCCGGCTGCGCCGTCGCCACCGCCCGTTGTACCACAGGCCCCTGAAGCGCCTGCCAAACccgcctcccccagccccccaccACCCCGGGAAGAGCCCTGCCCCGAGCCCACTGCTGAGGCCAATGGGGTTTTGGAGGAGACGCCTGAGGCGGTCCCTGAGGCGCCCGTGTGCCAGCCAGTGCCGGTCTCTGAGCCGGtgcctgtgcccaccctggaCTCCCCCGTTGCCCAGCCTGAAGAGCTGCCCCTACCCAATGGTGTGGAGGGCACCAGCAAAGCGGAGCCGAGTGAGGAGCAGCCCGAGTCAGATGTCAGTCCCATCTCAGAGCCtgaggagccagcccagcctggcacccctGCCTCCCCacctgcagaggaggaggaggaagagagcgAAGGCCCTGGTGAGACCCAGGAGCGAAGCttgagcccagcccctgccccttcGCAGATCTCGGAGGCGACCGCACAAG tCGCCATGTCGGTGCCAAAGAAGAAACGAAGGATGAAGGAGCTGAACAAGAAGGAGGCAGTAGGTGATTTGCTGGATGCCTTTAAAGAG TCTCAGACTGGTGATAGTGCCTCAGAGGCAGAGAACAAGCCCCCCGTGTCTGCCCCTGCCAGTGAAGCGGAGGATGTGGCTCCTGCCCGTCCACAGGAGGAGTTGGAAGAGAcgtgggaggagaaggaagacaAGTTGGCCCCGGAGAAGGGCAAGGCTGCTGGCCAGAAGTATGGCTACAAGGAAG AGCAATGGAAGCCATTGAATCCTGAGGAGAAGAAGCGATATGACCGGGAGTTCCTGCTGGGCTTCCAGTTCATCTTTGCCAGCATGCAGAAACCTGAGGGGCTGCCCCAGATCACAGATGTGGTGCTGGACAAG CCGTGTGTACCTTCGCAGGCCAACAAGACCCCGCTGCGGCCAATCGACCCCATCCGCATCAATAGCATGAACTGCAGCCCTGACTTTACCCCCTCCTTCGCCAACCTTGGCAGGCCTGTCATGGGCAACCGGGGCCTG CCCTCAGGGTTGGGTCCCCGCCGCTCCCAGCCGAGTCAGAGGAAGGAGCCCCGCAAAATCATTGCTACTGTGTCCCTCAATGAGGATGTCAAGCTGAACAAGGCTGAGAAGGCCTGGAAACCCAGCAGCAAACGTGCTTCCGAGGAGGAGGATCCTGAGAATATCAAGAcacag GAACTGCTCCGCCGTGTCCGCAGCATCCTCAACAAGCTGACACCCCAGATGTTCCAGCAACTGATGAAGCAGGTGATGGAGTTGTCCATCGACACGGAGGAGCGGCTCAAGGGTGTCATTGACCTCGTCTTCGAGAAGGCCATCTCGGAGCCAAACTTCTCTGTTGCCTATGCTAACATGTGCCGTTGCCTTATGGGG CTTAAAGTGCCCACAACAGACAAGCCCACAGTGACTGTGAACTTCCGCAAGCTGCTGCTCAACCGCTGCCAGAAGGAGTTTGAGAAGGACAAAGATGATGATGAGATCTTTGAGAAGCGGCAGAAGGAGATGGATGATGCCAGTGCT CCTGAGGAGAAGGCGCGTATGAAGGATGAGCTGGAGGAGGCGCGGGACAAGGCCCGACGACGATCCCTTGGCAACATCAAGTTCATTGGAGAGCTCTTCAAACTGAAGATGTTGACGGAGGCCATTATGCATGACTGTGTGGTGAAGCTGCTCAAAAACCATGATGAAGAGTCTCTTGAGTGCCTTTGCCGCCTGCTTACGACTATTGGCAAGGACTTGGACTTCGAGAAAGCCAAG CCCAGGATGGACCAGTACTTCAATCAGATGGAGAAGAtcatcaaagagaaaaagacgTCATCCCGAATCCGTTTCATGCTGCAGGATGTGATTGACCTAAGGCGG aaTAGTTGGGTGCCGCGGCGGGGAGACCAGGGCCCCAAAACCATCGATCAGATCCACAAGGAAGCAGAGATGGAGGAGCATCGAGAACACATCAAAGTGCAGCAGCTCATGTCAAAGGACAAGAGGAGAGGACCCCCTGGGCCATCCTCTGGTG GACGCAGTAGCCTGGTTGCAGATGATGGCTGGAACACGGTGCCCATCAGCAAGGGCAACCGGCCCATTGACACCAGCCGGTTAACAAAGATCACCAAG cctggaTCCATTGACTCCAATAACCAGCTCTTTGCACCAGGTGGGCGGCTGAGCTGGGGCAAAGGCAGCAGCGGAGGGTCTGGCGCGAAGCCTGCAGATTCAG CATCTGATTCAGGGCGACCAGCCACGAGCACCTTGAACCGCTTCTCAGCGCTCCAGCAGTCAATGCCTGCCGAGAGCCCAGAGTCCCGCCGTGTGGTGCAGAG gagcagctccagccgtGACAGGTCAGAgaaggctggggacagaggggaccgGGAGTCACGTTCGGAGAAGGGCAGCGACCGTCTAGAGCGTCTTGACCGTGGGGAGAGAGTAGACAGGAACAGGTCTGCCCTCACCAAGAGGAGCTTCAGCAAAGAGACAGAGGACAGGAGCCGAGAACGGGAGAAGCAGGGCGGCCCCGAGGCCGTGCGCAAGGCTGCAAGCATGACGGAGGAACGGGACCGGAGCCGAGAGACTG TTAAACAAGAGCCAACACCTCCTGCAACATCCACCAAGCCCGCGCTGTCGGAAGAGGAACTGGAGAAGAAATCCAAGGCGATCATAGAGGAATACCTGCACATCAATGACATGAAG gaggccctgcagtgtgtgcaggagctgggcagcccctcTTCACTCTACATCTTTGTGCAAAATGGCATCGAGTCCACGCTGGAGAGGAGCACCATCTCCCGTGAGCACAtgggagccctgctctgccagctggtGAAGGCAGGCACGCTCTCCAAGGAGCAGTACTACAaagg GCTGCGGAAGATCTTGGAGATCGCAGAGGACATGGAGATTGACATCCCACACATCTGGCTGTACCTGGCTGAGCTCATCACACCCATCCTGCAAGAGGAAGGCATCCCCATGGAGGAGCTGTTCAG GGAGATCACAAAGCCCCTGGTGCCCATTGGGAAGGCCACCACGCTGCTGGTCGAGGTGCTGGGCTTGTTGTGCAAGGGCATG GGCCAGAAGACCGCAGGAAAACTGTGGCGGGATGGGggcctgagctggaaggaattcctgcctgAGGACCAGGATGTCAACAAATTTGTCACAGAGCAG AAATTGGAGTACACAATGGGGGACAGCTCAGACATGCCAAGCCGCAAGGAGCTGAcctcagaggagctgtgcaaGCAAATGGACAAACTGCTGAAGGAGAACCCGAACAACCAAAGAATATATGACTGGATTGAG GCCAACCTGAGCGAGCAGCAGGTCTCGTCCAACACGTTTATCAGGGCCCTGATGACGTCTGTGTGCCACTTGGCCATTGTCTGTGAGTACCAGGgtgaggtgggagcaggggggtgcccctgcctgcagtgccccTCTCACACCCTGTCCCCTGCAGTT
- the EIF4G1 gene encoding eukaryotic translation initiation factor 4 gamma 1 isoform X1, with protein sequence MNKAPQPTGGAPTAPHPAPSPGLPQPTFPPGQTAPVVFNPAPTSQMNTPSQPRQHFYQNRAQPPASASRVQSNTTARPGPPAHVYPAASQVMMIPSQISYTPSQGAYYIPGQGRSTYVVPTQQYPVQPGAPSFYPGASPTEFGTYAGAYYPAQGVQQFSAGVPTAQVIVSQQPPIPPKRERKTIRIRDPNQGGKDITEEIMSGARTSSTPTPPQAGSGLEPQANGETPHVAVIVRPDDRPKPALVVSKPVSLEPSKSASPSPPPPLIPEVEPVVLSPVTLVPMEPPVDTDMKAEQGEAPPDPQKTLSAITTVPGAVELPLVPAANMDTVAAEEEEEEEEEVVAISLLEPTLQEPVPPEVPPVPVVPSMPAVPLVPAAPSPPPVVPQAPEAPAKPASPSPPPPREEPCPEPTAEANGVLEETPEAVPEAPVCQPVPVSEPVPVPTLDSPVAQPEELPLPNGVEGTSKAEPSEEQPESDVSPISEPEEPAQPGTPASPPAEEEEEESEGPGETQERSLSPAPAPSQISEATAQVAMSVPKKKRRMKELNKKEAVGDLLDAFKESQTGDSASEAENKPPVSAPASEAEDVAPARPQEELEETWEEKEDKLAPEKGKAAGQKYGYKEEQWKPLNPEEKKRYDREFLLGFQFIFASMQKPEGLPQITDVVLDKPCVPSQANKTPLRPIDPIRINSMNCSPDFTPSFANLGRPVMGNRGLPSGLGPRRSQPSQRKEPRKIIATVSLNEDVKLNKAEKAWKPSSKRASEEEDPENIKTQELLRRVRSILNKLTPQMFQQLMKQVMELSIDTEERLKGVIDLVFEKAISEPNFSVAYANMCRCLMGLKVPTTDKPTVTVNFRKLLLNRCQKEFEKDKDDDEIFEKRQKEMDDASAPEEKARMKDELEEARDKARRRSLGNIKFIGELFKLKMLTEAIMHDCVVKLLKNHDEESLECLCRLLTTIGKDLDFEKAKPRMDQYFNQMEKIIKEKKTSSRIRFMLQDVIDLRRNSWVPRRGDQGPKTIDQIHKEAEMEEHREHIKVQQLMSKDKRRGPPGPSSGGRSSLVADDGWNTVPISKGNRPIDTSRLTKITKPGSIDSNNQLFAPGGRLSWGKGSSGGSGAKPADSASDSGRPATSTLNRFSALQQSMPAESPESRRVVQRSSSSRDRSEKAGDRGDRESRSEKGSDRLERLDRGERVDRNRSALTKRSFSKETEDRSREREKQGGPEAVRKAASMTEERDRSRETVKQEPTPPATSTKPALSEEELEKKSKAIIEEYLHINDMKEALQCVQELGSPSSLYIFVQNGIESTLERSTISREHMGALLCQLVKAGTLSKEQYYKGLRKILEIAEDMEIDIPHIWLYLAELITPILQEEGIPMEELFREITKPLVPIGKATTLLVEVLGLLCKGMGQKTAGKLWRDGGLSWKEFLPEDQDVNKFVTEQKLEYTMGDSSDMPSRKELTSEELCKQMDKLLKENPNNQRIYDWIEANLSEQQVSSNTFIRALMTSVCHLAIVCEYQGEVGAGGCPCLQCPSHTLSPAVENPYRVDAMVIRNQAKLLQKYLRDEQKELQALYALQALVVKLDQPPNLLRMFFDALYDEDVIKEEAFYKWESSKDPAEQQGKGVALKSVTAFFTWLREAEDESDNN encoded by the exons ATGAACAAAGCTCCACAGCCCACAGGAGGAGCCCCGACTGCCCCGCACCCTGCCCCTTCTCCTGGACTGCCGCAG CCGACGTTCCCACCTGGTCAGACGGCACCTGTGGTTTTTAACCCGGCACCGACCTCACAAATGAATACGCCTTCTCAGCCGCGCCAG CATTTCTACCAGAATAGggcacagcctcctgccagTGCGTCCCGCGTGCAGAGTAACACAacggctcggcccggccctCCTGCCCATGTGTatccagctgcttcccaggtGATGATGATACCGTCCCAGATATCCTACACACCTTCCCAAGGAGCCTATTACATTCCTGGACAG GGTCGCTCCACGTACGTTGTCCCGACCCAACAGTACCCGGTCCAGCCTGGCGCCCCTAGTTTTTACCCTGGAGCCAGCCCCACAGAGTTCGGGACTTACG cGGGTGCATATTACCCGGCGCAGGGGGTGCAGCAGTTCTCAGCGGGGGTCCCCACTGCCCAGGTCATTGTGAGCCAGCAGCCACCGATCCCCCCAAAACGAGAGCGCAAGACG ATCCGAATACGAGACCCCAACCAAGGTGGCAAAGAcattacagaagaaattatgtCTGGAGCAAGGACCTCATCCACCCCCACTCCTCCACAG GCTGGAAGCGGTTTGGAGCCCCAGGCCAATGGAGAGACCCCCCATGTAGCAGTTATTGTCCGGCCCG ATGACCGCCCGAAGCCTGCGCTGGTGGTGAGCAAGCCCGTCTCCCTGGAGCCCAGCAAGTCGGCATCCCCgtctcctccccctcccctgaTCCCCGAGGTGGAGCCCGTGGTGCTCTCGCCCGTGACGCTGGTGCCAATGGAGCCTCCTGTGGACACGGACATGAAAGCGGAGCAGGGCGAGGCGCCACCTGACCCGCAAAAGACGTTAAGCGCCATCACTacagtgccaggggctgtggagctgcccCTTGTGCCCGCGGCCAACATGGACACGGTGGCtgcggaggaggaggaggaggaagaggaggaggtggttGCTATTTCCCTCCTGGAGCCCACCCTGCAGGAGCCTGTGCCCCCTGAGGTGCCGCCGGTGCCCGTTGTTCCCTCGATGCCAGCCGTGCCCCTGGTGCCGGCTGCGCCGTCGCCACCGCCCGTTGTACCACAGGCCCCTGAAGCGCCTGCCAAACccgcctcccccagccccccaccACCCCGGGAAGAGCCCTGCCCCGAGCCCACTGCTGAGGCCAATGGGGTTTTGGAGGAGACGCCTGAGGCGGTCCCTGAGGCGCCCGTGTGCCAGCCAGTGCCGGTCTCTGAGCCGGtgcctgtgcccaccctggaCTCCCCCGTTGCCCAGCCTGAAGAGCTGCCCCTACCCAATGGTGTGGAGGGCACCAGCAAAGCGGAGCCGAGTGAGGAGCAGCCCGAGTCAGATGTCAGTCCCATCTCAGAGCCtgaggagccagcccagcctggcacccctGCCTCCCCacctgcagaggaggaggaggaagagagcgAAGGCCCTGGTGAGACCCAGGAGCGAAGCttgagcccagcccctgccccttcGCAGATCTCGGAGGCGACCGCACAAG tCGCCATGTCGGTGCCAAAGAAGAAACGAAGGATGAAGGAGCTGAACAAGAAGGAGGCAGTAGGTGATTTGCTGGATGCCTTTAAAGAG TCTCAGACTGGTGATAGTGCCTCAGAGGCAGAGAACAAGCCCCCCGTGTCTGCCCCTGCCAGTGAAGCGGAGGATGTGGCTCCTGCCCGTCCACAGGAGGAGTTGGAAGAGAcgtgggaggagaaggaagacaAGTTGGCCCCGGAGAAGGGCAAGGCTGCTGGCCAGAAGTATGGCTACAAGGAAG AGCAATGGAAGCCATTGAATCCTGAGGAGAAGAAGCGATATGACCGGGAGTTCCTGCTGGGCTTCCAGTTCATCTTTGCCAGCATGCAGAAACCTGAGGGGCTGCCCCAGATCACAGATGTGGTGCTGGACAAG CCGTGTGTACCTTCGCAGGCCAACAAGACCCCGCTGCGGCCAATCGACCCCATCCGCATCAATAGCATGAACTGCAGCCCTGACTTTACCCCCTCCTTCGCCAACCTTGGCAGGCCTGTCATGGGCAACCGGGGCCTG CCCTCAGGGTTGGGTCCCCGCCGCTCCCAGCCGAGTCAGAGGAAGGAGCCCCGCAAAATCATTGCTACTGTGTCCCTCAATGAGGATGTCAAGCTGAACAAGGCTGAGAAGGCCTGGAAACCCAGCAGCAAACGTGCTTCCGAGGAGGAGGATCCTGAGAATATCAAGAcacag GAACTGCTCCGCCGTGTCCGCAGCATCCTCAACAAGCTGACACCCCAGATGTTCCAGCAACTGATGAAGCAGGTGATGGAGTTGTCCATCGACACGGAGGAGCGGCTCAAGGGTGTCATTGACCTCGTCTTCGAGAAGGCCATCTCGGAGCCAAACTTCTCTGTTGCCTATGCTAACATGTGCCGTTGCCTTATGGGG CTTAAAGTGCCCACAACAGACAAGCCCACAGTGACTGTGAACTTCCGCAAGCTGCTGCTCAACCGCTGCCAGAAGGAGTTTGAGAAGGACAAAGATGATGATGAGATCTTTGAGAAGCGGCAGAAGGAGATGGATGATGCCAGTGCT CCTGAGGAGAAGGCGCGTATGAAGGATGAGCTGGAGGAGGCGCGGGACAAGGCCCGACGACGATCCCTTGGCAACATCAAGTTCATTGGAGAGCTCTTCAAACTGAAGATGTTGACGGAGGCCATTATGCATGACTGTGTGGTGAAGCTGCTCAAAAACCATGATGAAGAGTCTCTTGAGTGCCTTTGCCGCCTGCTTACGACTATTGGCAAGGACTTGGACTTCGAGAAAGCCAAG CCCAGGATGGACCAGTACTTCAATCAGATGGAGAAGAtcatcaaagagaaaaagacgTCATCCCGAATCCGTTTCATGCTGCAGGATGTGATTGACCTAAGGCGG aaTAGTTGGGTGCCGCGGCGGGGAGACCAGGGCCCCAAAACCATCGATCAGATCCACAAGGAAGCAGAGATGGAGGAGCATCGAGAACACATCAAAGTGCAGCAGCTCATGTCAAAGGACAAGAGGAGAGGACCCCCTGGGCCATCCTCTGGTG GACGCAGTAGCCTGGTTGCAGATGATGGCTGGAACACGGTGCCCATCAGCAAGGGCAACCGGCCCATTGACACCAGCCGGTTAACAAAGATCACCAAG cctggaTCCATTGACTCCAATAACCAGCTCTTTGCACCAGGTGGGCGGCTGAGCTGGGGCAAAGGCAGCAGCGGAGGGTCTGGCGCGAAGCCTGCAGATTCAG CATCTGATTCAGGGCGACCAGCCACGAGCACCTTGAACCGCTTCTCAGCGCTCCAGCAGTCAATGCCTGCCGAGAGCCCAGAGTCCCGCCGTGTGGTGCAGAG gagcagctccagccgtGACAGGTCAGAgaaggctggggacagaggggaccgGGAGTCACGTTCGGAGAAGGGCAGCGACCGTCTAGAGCGTCTTGACCGTGGGGAGAGAGTAGACAGGAACAGGTCTGCCCTCACCAAGAGGAGCTTCAGCAAAGAGACAGAGGACAGGAGCCGAGAACGGGAGAAGCAGGGCGGCCCCGAGGCCGTGCGCAAGGCTGCAAGCATGACGGAGGAACGGGACCGGAGCCGAGAGACTG TTAAACAAGAGCCAACACCTCCTGCAACATCCACCAAGCCCGCGCTGTCGGAAGAGGAACTGGAGAAGAAATCCAAGGCGATCATAGAGGAATACCTGCACATCAATGACATGAAG gaggccctgcagtgtgtgcaggagctgggcagcccctcTTCACTCTACATCTTTGTGCAAAATGGCATCGAGTCCACGCTGGAGAGGAGCACCATCTCCCGTGAGCACAtgggagccctgctctgccagctggtGAAGGCAGGCACGCTCTCCAAGGAGCAGTACTACAaagg GCTGCGGAAGATCTTGGAGATCGCAGAGGACATGGAGATTGACATCCCACACATCTGGCTGTACCTGGCTGAGCTCATCACACCCATCCTGCAAGAGGAAGGCATCCCCATGGAGGAGCTGTTCAG GGAGATCACAAAGCCCCTGGTGCCCATTGGGAAGGCCACCACGCTGCTGGTCGAGGTGCTGGGCTTGTTGTGCAAGGGCATG GGCCAGAAGACCGCAGGAAAACTGTGGCGGGATGGGggcctgagctggaaggaattcctgcctgAGGACCAGGATGTCAACAAATTTGTCACAGAGCAG AAATTGGAGTACACAATGGGGGACAGCTCAGACATGCCAAGCCGCAAGGAGCTGAcctcagaggagctgtgcaaGCAAATGGACAAACTGCTGAAGGAGAACCCGAACAACCAAAGAATATATGACTGGATTGAG GCCAACCTGAGCGAGCAGCAGGTCTCGTCCAACACGTTTATCAGGGCCCTGATGACGTCTGTGTGCCACTTGGCCATTGTCTGTGAGTACCAGGgtgaggtgggagcaggggggtgcccctgcctgcagtgccccTCTCACACCCTGTCCCCTGCAGTT